One window from the genome of Malus domestica chromosome 01, GDT2T_hap1 encodes:
- the LOC103444231 gene encoding uncharacterized protein, which translates to MGGSRERETKFVQELVLYAASAALSCLVLFVGLRYLDPNREASKKALENKKEIAKRLGRPLISTNTYEDVIAGDVINPDDIEVEFGSIGGLDAIKEALCELVILPLQRPDLFSHGKLLGPQKGVLLYGPPGTGKTMLAKAIAKESGAVFINVRISNLMSKWFGDAQKLVAAVFSLAYKLQPAIIFIDEVDSFLGQRRTTDHEALTNMKTEFMALWDGFTTDQNARVMVLTATNRPSELDEAILRRLPQAFEIGMPDKRERAQILKVILKGERIEDNIDYDRLAVLSEGYTGSDLLELCKKAAYFPIRDLLNEEKTGKKSSAPRPLTQLDLENVLATSKHTKVAANDYTGLFSSQSLPR; encoded by the exons ATGGGGGGTTCACGGGAGAGGGAGACCAAGTTCGTCCAGGAACTGGTACTGTACGCGGCAAGCGCGGCGTTGAGTTGCTTGGTTTTGTTCGTGGGGCTCCGGTATCTTGATCCGAACCGGGAAGCGTCTAAGAAGGCCTTGGAGAACAAGAAGGAGATCGCCAAGCGACTCGGCCGACCGCTTATTAGCACCAACACTTACGAG GATGTTATAGCCGGCGATGTTATAAACCCCGACGACATTGAAGTAGAATTTGGATCTATTGGAGGACTAGATGCTATCAAGGAAGCCTTGTGTGAACTAGTGATCCTTCCGCTACAGAGGCCTGATTTGTTTTCCCACGGGAAGCTCCTTGGTCCACAAAAAGGTGTCTTGCTGTATGGACCGCCGGGTACTGGAAAGACAATGCTTGCCAAAGCTATTGCAAAGGAGTCTGGAGCTGTTTTCATCAATGTCAGGATATCAAATCTGATGAGCAAATGGTTTGGTGATGCACAAAAGCTCG TTGCTGCTGTGTTTAGCTTGGCTTATAAACTCCAGCCTGCTATCATCTTTATTGATGAGGTTGATAGTTTCTTGGGTCAGCGCCGAACTACAGATCACGAGGCATTGACAAACATGAAAACTGAGTTCATGGCTTTATGGGATGGCTTTACTACAGATC AGAACGCTCGAGTTATGGTTCTCACTGCTACTAATCGTCCGTCAGAACTTGATGAAGCAATACTTCGGCGCCTTCCTCAAGCCTTTGAGATTGGGATGCCCGATAAAAGGGAGAGGGCTCAGATACTAAAGGTGATTTTGAAGGGTGAGAGGATTGAAGACAATATTGATTATGATCGTTTAGCCGTCTTGTCTGAGGGTTACACAGGTTCGGATCTACTTGAGCTTTGCAAAAAAGCAGCATATTTTCCTATCAGAGACCTACTAAATGAAGAAAAGACCGGAAAGAAATCTTCT GCACCAAGGCCGTTAACCCAGTTAGATTTGGAGAATGTTCTCGCGACTTCCAAACATACAAAGGTTGCTGCAAATGACTATACTGGGTTGTTCTCATCACAATCATTACCAAGGTGA
- the LOC103444222 gene encoding metal-nicotianamine transporter YSL3-like, whose translation MGNTNGENGEIETFETENGHGIEENGCEPQEDLNRIVPWRRQITVRGLVASVIIGVIYSVIVMKLNLTTGLVPNLNVSAALLAFVFIRSWTKLLQKAGVVSTPFTRQENTIIQTCAVACYSIAVGGGFGSYLLGLNRKTYEQVGVDTEGNTPGSTKEPAIGWMTGFLFVSSFVGLLALVPLRKIMIIDYKLAYPSGTATAVLINGFHTPKGDKMAKQQVHMFMKFFSASFLWGFFQWFYSGGEQCGFAQFPTFGLTAWRNSFYFDFSMTYIGAGMICSHLVNLSLLLGAILSWGVMWPLIRGLKGEWFPATLSESSMKSLNGYKVFISISLILGDGLYNFLKILYFTGSNIHMKMMNKNLKTASNNKNANVDDLRRNEVFIRDNIPVWVACVGYTLFSVISIIIIPLMFPQLKWYYVVVAYLIAPSLSFCNAYGAGLTDMNMAYNYGKVALFVLAAVAGKNDGVVAGLVGCGLIKSIVSISSDLMHDLKTAHLTLTSPRSMILSQAIGTAIGCVVAPLTFFLFYKAFNIGDPEGEYKAPYAIIYRNMAILGVEGFSALPQHCLQLCYGFFSFAIATNLLRDLAPKKIGKYVPLPMAMAVPFLVGAYFAIDMCMGSLVVFVWHKLNNNKASSMVPAVASGLICGDGLWILPSSILALAKIQPPICMNFLANK comes from the exons ATGGGGAACACCAATGGCGAAAACGGAGAGATCGAGACGTTTGAGACAGAGAATGGACATGGGATTGAAGAGAATGGATGTGAGCCACAGGAGGATTTGAACAGAATAGTCCCATGGAGAAGGCAGATTACAGTCCGGGGACTCGTAGCCAGCGTAATTATTGGGGTAATTTACAGTGTTATAGTGATGAAGTTGAACCTCACCACTGGTTTGGTTCCCAATCTCAATGTTTCGGCTGCACTTCTCGCTTTCGTGTTCATCCGGTCATGGACTAAGCTGCTTCAAAAGGCTGGAGTTGTATCAACTCCCTTCACCAGGCAGGAGAATACAATAATTCAAACTTGTGCAGTTGCGTGTTATAGCATTGCTGTTGGAG GTGGTTTTGGTTCGTATCTGTTGGGTCTAAACCGAAAGACTTACGAGCAAGTTGGGGTTGATACTGAGGGGAACACTCCCGGGAGCACCAAGGAACCAGCGATTGGTTGGATGACTGGTTTTCTATTTGTTAGTAGTTTTGTTGGGCTGCTGGCTTTGGTTCCTCTCAGAAAG ATCATGATAATAGACTATAAATTAGCATACCCGAGCGGAACTGCTACTGCTGTCCTTATTAACGGGTTCCATACTCCAAAGGGTGACAAGATGGCTAA ACAGCAGGTCCACATGTTCATGAAATTCTTTTCAGCTAGTTTCTTGTGGGGTTTCTTTCAGTGGTTTTATTCTGGAGGAGAGCAATGTGGATTCGCTCAGTTTCCAACATTTGGATTGACCGCTTGGAGAAATTC ATTTTACTTTGATTTCAGTATGACTTATATAGGAGCAGGAATGATCTGTTCTCATCTCGTGAACTTATCTTTGCTCCTCGGCGCCATTCTCTCTTGGGGAGTAATGTGGCCATTGATAAGGGGTCTTAAGGGAGAGTGGTTTCCTGCAACTTTATCGGAAAGTAGTATGAAGAGTCTAAACGGTTACAAG GTTTTCATTTCCATTTCCCTGATACTAGGAGACGGGCTgtacaattttctcaagatactATATTTTACTGGCTCAAACATCCACATGAAAATGATGAACAAGAACCTTAAAACAG CTTCAAATAACAAGAATGCAAATGTTGATGATCTTCGACGAAATGAAGTCTTCATAAGGGATAACATTCCCGTTTGGGTAGCGTGCGTAGGGTACACCTTGTTCTCTGTCATCTCCATCATTATCATCCCGCTTATGTTTCCTCAACTGAAATGGTATTATGTAGTCGTAGCCTACCTAATTGCACCCTCTCTAAGCTTCTGCAATGCTTATGGTGCGGGTCTAACTGACATGAACATGGCTTATAACTACGGGAAAGTGGCTCTCTTTGTGCTTGCTGCCGTAGCTGGGAAAAACGATGGTGTTGTTGCTGGACTTGTAGGCTGTGGTCTGATCAAATCAATAGTTTCTATCTCCTCCGATCTGATGCACGACTTAAAGACTGCTCATCTCACTCTCACGTCTCCTCGATCAATGATTTTAAGCCAGGCTATTGGAACGGCCATAGGCTGTGTGGTAGCTCCTCTTACATTTTTTCTCTTCTACAAGGCCTTTAACATTGGGGATCCAGAAGGTGAATACAAAGCCCCTTACGCTATCATATACAGAAACATGGCAATTCTCGGCGTTGAAGGCTTCTCTGCCCTGCCCCAGCATTGCTTGCAGCTGTGTTATGGTTTTTTCTCATTTGCCATAGCAACTAATCTGCTGAGAGATCTTGCTCCTAAGAAAATCGGGAAATATGTTCCGCTTCCAATGGCAATGGCTGTCCCGTTCCTCGTTGGAGCGTACTTTGCAATTGATATGTGCATGGGGAGTTTGGTTGTGTTCGTCTGGCACAAGCTGAATAATAACAAGGCAAGTTCAATGGTTCCGGCAGTTGCTTCCGGTTTGATATGTGGAGACGGGTTGTGGATTCTCCCTTCGTCGATTCTTGCATTGGCCAAGATTCAACCTCCCATCTGCATGAACTTCTTGGCAAATAAGTAG
- the CYB5 gene encoding cytochrome b5-like isoform X1 — MASDPKVHVFEEVAKHNKTKDCWLIIAGKVYDVTPFMDDHPGGDEVLLSATGKDATNDFEDVGHSDSARDMMEKYYIGEVDQSTVPLKRTYIPPPQGQYNPDKTSEFVIKILQFLVPLLILGLAFAVRHYTKKE, encoded by the exons ATGGCTTCAGATCCAAAAGTTCACGTATTTGAAGAGGTAGCGAAGCACAACAAAACCAAAGATTGCTGGCTGATTATTGCCGGGAAG GTGTATGATGTGACACCATTCATGGATGATCATCCCGGAGGCGATGAAGTTCTTCTATCTGCAACTG GGAAAGATGCAACAAATGATTTCGAAGATGTTGGTCACAGTGATTCAGCCAGGGATATGATGGAGAAGTACTACATTGGTGAGGTTGATCAGTCAACTGTCCCATTGAAACGGACTTACATTCCACCACCACAAGGTCAATACAATCCTGACAAGACATCCGAATTCGTGATCAAGATTCTACAGTTTCTGGTTCCGCTCTTAATCTTGGGGTTGGCCTTCGCTGTCCGTCACTACACCAAGAAAGAGTAG
- the CYB5 gene encoding cytochrome b5-like (The RefSeq protein has 2 substitutions compared to this genomic sequence) codes for MASDPKVHVFEEVAKHNKTKDCWLIIAGKVYDVTPFMDDHPGGDEVLLSATGKDATNDFEDVGHSDSARDMMEKYYIGEVDQSTVPLKRTYIPPPHGQYNPDKTSEFVIKILQFLVPLLILELAFAVRHYTKKE; via the exons ATGGCTTCAGATCCAAAAGTTCACGTATTTGAAGAGGTAGCGAAGCACAACAAAACCAAAGATTGCTGGCTGATTATTGCCGGGAAG GTGTATGATGTGACACCATTCATGGATGATCATCCCGGAGGCGATGAAGTTCTTCTATCTGCAACTG GGAAAGATGCAACAAATGATTTCGAAGATGTTGGTCACAGTGATTCAGCCAGGGATATGATGGAGAAGTACTACATTGGTGAGGTTGATCAGTCAACTGTCCCATTGAAACGGACTTACATTCCACCACCACAAGGTCAATACAATCCTGACAAGACATCCGAATTCGTGATCAAGATTCTACAGTTTCTGGTTCCGCTCTTAATCTTGGGGTTGGCCTTCGCTGTCCGTCACTACACCAAGAAAGAGTAG
- the LOC103444191 gene encoding rab GTPase-activating protein 22-like isoform X2, whose product MIASGSGNAFISGGGGLWAAAPSYMTIGVTALAGLAVVVAVFCTATRVRLKSPWSRRKRKHALSPQQWRLFFTPDGKLRDGGVKLVKKVRSGGVDPSIRAEVWPFLLGVYELNSSKEERDVVRSQKRKEYEKLRRQCRRLTKRKNDSSKLNGDSCRFTHDTDSPSSEDVVSARESLSSEDKIPDAEYSDDPSSTLLDGDDDGSRENTNADAKDSDSSDSDSSEEPEVIQAFPSCEGREENDPDVTSKDESSPLRTEVQPKLNSEDFATWQRIIRLDAIRTNSDWIPHSPSQAEVSHDRASRSAEAVGLKDYSHLEPCRIFHAARLVAILEAYALYDPEIGYCQGMSDLLSPIAAVITEDHEAFWCFVGFMKKARHNFRLDEVGIRKQLSIVSKIIKCKDSHLYRHLEKLQAEDCFFVYRMVVVLFRRELTFEQTVCLWEVMWADQAAIRAGIGKSAWSRIRQRAPPTDDLLLFAIAASVLQKRKLIIEKYSSMDEIIRECNSMSGQLDIWKLLDDAHDLVVNLHDKIETSFS is encoded by the exons ATGATCGCCTCCGGTTCCGGAAACGCCTTCATCTCCGGCGGAGGAGGTTTATGGGCGGCGGCGCCGTCGTACATGACCATCGGCGTCACGGCCTTGGCTGGGCTCGCGGTGGTCGTGGCCGTGTTCTGCACTGCCACTAg GGTTCGTCTTAAGTCGCCTTGGTCCCGCAGGAAAAGAAAACATGCCCTTTCACCTCAGCAATGGAGGCTTTTCTTTACGCCTGATGGAAAGCTTCGAGATGGTGGAGTTAAGTTGGTGAAGAAAGTTCGCAGTGGG GGTGTTGATCCAAGTATTAGGGCAGAAGTTTGGCCATTCCTCCTTGGAGT CTATGAATTAAACAgttcaaaagaagaaagagatgtTGTAAGATCTCAGAAAAG AAAGGAATATGAGAAACTCCGCAGACAGTGCCGCCGACTCACAAAGCGCAAAAATGATAGCTCCAAGTTGAATGGGGACAGTTGTAGATTCACCCATGATACAGATTCACCCAGCTCTGAGGATGTGGTTAGCGCCAGGGAATCCCTTTCTAGTGAAGATAAGATACCAGATGCTGAATACTCAGATGACCCTTCCAGTACGTTGTTGGATGGAGATGATGATGGTTCAAGAGAAAACACAAATGCGGATGCCAAAGACTCTGACTCATCTGACTCGGACTCCTCTGAAGAACCTGAGGTGATTCAGGCTTTCCCCTCATGTGAAGGGAGGGAAGAAAATGATCCTGATGTGACTTCCAAGGATGAATCTTCTCCCTTGAGGACGGAAGTCCAACCAAAGCTAAACAGTGAGGATTTTGCCACATGGCAGCGGATCATACGCCTTGATGCAATACGAACTAATTCAGATTGGATTCCGCACTCCCCATCTCAAGCTGAAGTGTCACACGATAGGGCATCACGTTCTGCTGAGGCTGTTGGGTTGAAAGATTACAGTCACTTGGAGCCTTGCAGAATTTTCCATGCTGCTAGACTAGTTGCTATTCTTGAAGCATATGCACTCTATGATCCCGAAATTGGTTACTGCCAGGGTATGAGTGACCTGCTTTCTCCTATAGCTGCTGTAATAACAGAGGATCACGAGGCTTTCTGGTGTTTTGTCGGTTTCATGAAGAAGGCTCGACATAATTTTAGGCTTGACGAGGTAGGGATCCGAAAGCAGTTGAGTATCGTTTCTAAGATTATCAAATGTAAGGACTCCCACCTATACAGGCACTTGGAGAAGCTCCAGGCGGAGGATTGCTTTTTCGTTTATCGGATGGTGGTTGTGCTATTTAGAAGAGAGTTAACATTCGAACAGACAGTATGCCTCTGGGAGGTAATGTGGGCCGATCAAGCAGCCATTAGGGCAGGGATCGGAAAATCTGCGTGGAGCAGGATAAGGCAACGAGCCCCACCAACAGACGATTTGTTACTTTTTGCAATCGCAGCTTCTGTGTTGCAGAAGAGGAAACTGATAATCGAAAAGTACAGCAGCATGGATGAGATTATCCGGGAGTGCAACAGCATGTCCGGGCAACTTGATATATGGAAGCTCCTCGACGATGCACATGACTTGGTGGTAAACCTCCATGACAAGATAGAGACATCTTTCTCATGA
- the LOC103444191 gene encoding rab GTPase-activating protein 22-like isoform X3 → MIASGSGNAFISGGGGLWAAAPSYMTIGVTALAGLAVVVAVFCTATRALRRTHTSSSPSSSNSSPSSSSSSSSWIYLRSVLLVVSSSSPAHCSSSDRVRLKSPWSRRKRKHALSPQQWRLFFTPDGKLRDGGVKLVKKVRSGGVDPSIRAEVWPFLLGVYELNSSKEERDVVRSQKRKEYEKLRRQCRRLTKRKNDSSKLNGDSCRFTHDTDSPSSEDVVSARESLSSEDKIPDAEYSDDPSSTLLDGDDDGSRENTNADAKDSDSSDSDSSEEPEVIQAFPSCEGREENDPDVTSKDESSPLRTEVQPKLNSEDFATWQRIIRLDAIRTNSDWIPHSPSQAEVSHDRASRSAEAVGLKDYSHLEPCRIFHAARLVAILEAYALYDPEIGYCQGMSDLLSPIAAVITEDHEAFWCFVGFMKKARHNFRLDEVGIRKQLSIVSKIIKCKDSHLYRHLEKLQAEDCFFVYRMVVVLFRRELTFEQTVCLWEVMWADQAAIRAGIGKSAWSRIRQRAPPTDDLLLFAIAASVLQKRKLIIEKYSSMDEIIRECNSMSGQLDIWKLLDDAHDLVVNLHDKIETSFS, encoded by the exons ATGATCGCCTCCGGTTCCGGAAACGCCTTCATCTCCGGCGGAGGAGGTTTATGGGCGGCGGCGCCGTCGTACATGACCATCGGCGTCACGGCCTTGGCTGGGCTCGCGGTGGTCGTGGCCGTGTTCTGCACTGCCACTAg AGCTCTACGACGAACTCACACTTCGTCGTCGCCTTCGAGCTCGAATTCATCTCCTTCTTCGTCTTCGTCGTCGTCTTCGTGGATTTATTTGCGTTCGGTTCTGTTAGTCGTGTCATCTTCTTCACCAGCTCATTGTTCTTCCTCTGATCG GGTTCGTCTTAAGTCGCCTTGGTCCCGCAGGAAAAGAAAACATGCCCTTTCACCTCAGCAATGGAGGCTTTTCTTTACGCCTGATGGAAAGCTTCGAGATGGTGGAGTTAAGTTGGTGAAGAAAGTTCGCAGTGGG GGTGTTGATCCAAGTATTAGGGCAGAAGTTTGGCCATTCCTCCTTGGAGT CTATGAATTAAACAgttcaaaagaagaaagagatgtTGTAAGATCTCAGAAAAG AAAGGAATATGAGAAACTCCGCAGACAGTGCCGCCGACTCACAAAGCGCAAAAATGATAGCTCCAAGTTGAATGGGGACAGTTGTAGATTCACCCATGATACAGATTCACCCAGCTCTGAGGATGTGGTTAGCGCCAGGGAATCCCTTTCTAGTGAAGATAAGATACCAGATGCTGAATACTCAGATGACCCTTCCAGTACGTTGTTGGATGGAGATGATGATGGTTCAAGAGAAAACACAAATGCGGATGCCAAAGACTCTGACTCATCTGACTCGGACTCCTCTGAAGAACCTGAGGTGATTCAGGCTTTCCCCTCATGTGAAGGGAGGGAAGAAAATGATCCTGATGTGACTTCCAAGGATGAATCTTCTCCCTTGAGGACGGAAGTCCAACCAAAGCTAAACAGTGAGGATTTTGCCACATGGCAGCGGATCATACGCCTTGATGCAATACGAACTAATTCAGATTGGATTCCGCACTCCCCATCTCAAGCTGAAGTGTCACACGATAGGGCATCACGTTCTGCTGAGGCTGTTGGGTTGAAAGATTACAGTCACTTGGAGCCTTGCAGAATTTTCCATGCTGCTAGACTAGTTGCTATTCTTGAAGCATATGCACTCTATGATCCCGAAATTGGTTACTGCCAGGGTATGAGTGACCTGCTTTCTCCTATAGCTGCTGTAATAACAGAGGATCACGAGGCTTTCTGGTGTTTTGTCGGTTTCATGAAGAAGGCTCGACATAATTTTAGGCTTGACGAGGTAGGGATCCGAAAGCAGTTGAGTATCGTTTCTAAGATTATCAAATGTAAGGACTCCCACCTATACAGGCACTTGGAGAAGCTCCAGGCGGAGGATTGCTTTTTCGTTTATCGGATGGTGGTTGTGCTATTTAGAAGAGAGTTAACATTCGAACAGACAGTATGCCTCTGGGAGGTAATGTGGGCCGATCAAGCAGCCATTAGGGCAGGGATCGGAAAATCTGCGTGGAGCAGGATAAGGCAACGAGCCCCACCAACAGACGATTTGTTACTTTTTGCAATCGCAGCTTCTGTGTTGCAGAAGAGGAAACTGATAATCGAAAAGTACAGCAGCATGGATGAGATTATCCGGGAGTGCAACAGCATGTCCGGGCAACTTGATATATGGAAGCTCCTCGACGATGCACATGACTTGGTGGTAAACCTCCATGACAAGATAGAGACATCTTTCTCATGA
- the LOC103444191 gene encoding rab GTPase-activating protein 22-like isoform X1, with product MRALRRTHTSSSPSSSNSSPSSSSSSSSWIYLRSVLLVVSSSSPAHCSSSDRVRLKSPWSRRKRKHALSPQQWRLFFTPDGKLRDGGVKLVKKVRSGGVDPSIRAEVWPFLLGVYELNSSKEERDVVRSQKRKEYEKLRRQCRRLTKRKNDSSKLNGDSCRFTHDTDSPSSEDVVSARESLSSEDKIPDAEYSDDPSSTLLDGDDDGSRENTNADAKDSDSSDSDSSEEPEVIQAFPSCEGREENDPDVTSKDESSPLRTEVQPKLNSEDFATWQRIIRLDAIRTNSDWIPHSPSQAEVSHDRASRSAEAVGLKDYSHLEPCRIFHAARLVAILEAYALYDPEIGYCQGMSDLLSPIAAVITEDHEAFWCFVGFMKKARHNFRLDEVGIRKQLSIVSKIIKCKDSHLYRHLEKLQAEDCFFVYRMVVVLFRRELTFEQTVCLWEVMWADQAAIRAGIGKSAWSRIRQRAPPTDDLLLFAIAASVLQKRKLIIEKYSSMDEIIRECNSMSGQLDIWKLLDDAHDLVVNLHDKIETSFS from the exons ATGAGAGCTCTACGACGAACTCACACTTCGTCGTCGCCTTCGAGCTCGAATTCATCTCCTTCTTCGTCTTCGTCGTCGTCTTCGTGGATTTATTTGCGTTCGGTTCTGTTAGTCGTGTCATCTTCTTCACCAGCTCATTGTTCTTCCTCTGATCG GGTTCGTCTTAAGTCGCCTTGGTCCCGCAGGAAAAGAAAACATGCCCTTTCACCTCAGCAATGGAGGCTTTTCTTTACGCCTGATGGAAAGCTTCGAGATGGTGGAGTTAAGTTGGTGAAGAAAGTTCGCAGTGGG GGTGTTGATCCAAGTATTAGGGCAGAAGTTTGGCCATTCCTCCTTGGAGT CTATGAATTAAACAgttcaaaagaagaaagagatgtTGTAAGATCTCAGAAAAG AAAGGAATATGAGAAACTCCGCAGACAGTGCCGCCGACTCACAAAGCGCAAAAATGATAGCTCCAAGTTGAATGGGGACAGTTGTAGATTCACCCATGATACAGATTCACCCAGCTCTGAGGATGTGGTTAGCGCCAGGGAATCCCTTTCTAGTGAAGATAAGATACCAGATGCTGAATACTCAGATGACCCTTCCAGTACGTTGTTGGATGGAGATGATGATGGTTCAAGAGAAAACACAAATGCGGATGCCAAAGACTCTGACTCATCTGACTCGGACTCCTCTGAAGAACCTGAGGTGATTCAGGCTTTCCCCTCATGTGAAGGGAGGGAAGAAAATGATCCTGATGTGACTTCCAAGGATGAATCTTCTCCCTTGAGGACGGAAGTCCAACCAAAGCTAAACAGTGAGGATTTTGCCACATGGCAGCGGATCATACGCCTTGATGCAATACGAACTAATTCAGATTGGATTCCGCACTCCCCATCTCAAGCTGAAGTGTCACACGATAGGGCATCACGTTCTGCTGAGGCTGTTGGGTTGAAAGATTACAGTCACTTGGAGCCTTGCAGAATTTTCCATGCTGCTAGACTAGTTGCTATTCTTGAAGCATATGCACTCTATGATCCCGAAATTGGTTACTGCCAGGGTATGAGTGACCTGCTTTCTCCTATAGCTGCTGTAATAACAGAGGATCACGAGGCTTTCTGGTGTTTTGTCGGTTTCATGAAGAAGGCTCGACATAATTTTAGGCTTGACGAGGTAGGGATCCGAAAGCAGTTGAGTATCGTTTCTAAGATTATCAAATGTAAGGACTCCCACCTATACAGGCACTTGGAGAAGCTCCAGGCGGAGGATTGCTTTTTCGTTTATCGGATGGTGGTTGTGCTATTTAGAAGAGAGTTAACATTCGAACAGACAGTATGCCTCTGGGAGGTAATGTGGGCCGATCAAGCAGCCATTAGGGCAGGGATCGGAAAATCTGCGTGGAGCAGGATAAGGCAACGAGCCCCACCAACAGACGATTTGTTACTTTTTGCAATCGCAGCTTCTGTGTTGCAGAAGAGGAAACTGATAATCGAAAAGTACAGCAGCATGGATGAGATTATCCGGGAGTGCAACAGCATGTCCGGGCAACTTGATATATGGAAGCTCCTCGACGATGCACATGACTTGGTGGTAAACCTCCATGACAAGATAGAGACATCTTTCTCATGA